One part of the Nymphaea colorata isolate Beijing-Zhang1983 chromosome 8, ASM883128v2, whole genome shotgun sequence genome encodes these proteins:
- the LOC116258590 gene encoding UDP-glycosyltransferase 83A1-like, giving the protein MVVPHALVVPYPAQGHVDPLMELSHRLAKLGILVTFVHTEFSHAHVMAALPENCFGEYNGGIRLVTIPDGAANDEERRDRSRFFVVIKRSMPSFLEELIVKINEREENKITYVIVDGFIGFLLNVAEKLKIPRAAFFPASTWQLAILLNIGKLLDSGFINHNGSVQNYDKAADILEDVHPIRPKHPCWVNYKDVKWQVICFKYLCNNFEAVKHVDHILCNSFSELELPVFRHLNGAVPIGPLLSANRSTLPQPSSFWAEDLSCIDWLDQQPNCSVIYVSFGSMTVLRQQQISELALGLELTGRPFLWVCRPDLMEFSPAIYPDGFLDRVSKQGRVVNWTPQKEVLSHPSVACFLTHCGWNSALEGLSNGVPMLCWPYFFDQFQNQTYIVELWKVGLALAEDSLGIVRKEEIKEKIEDLIKNDGIRKRVTELKDKVRKAVMDGSGVSTRNLECFASTMKGAKARFTTNNTEKLQ; this is encoded by the exons ATGGTCGTTCCACATGCTTTAGTAGTTCCTTATCCTGCACAAGGGCATGTTGACCCTCTCATGGAGCTCTCTCACCGCCTAGCGAAGCTTGGGATTCTTGTTACGTTTGTCCACACCGAGTTCAGTCATGCCCATGTCATGGCAGCACTGCCGGAGAACTGCTTCGGCGAGTATAATGGAGGAATCCGGTTGGTGACCATCCCCGACGGTGCGGCCAACGATGAGGAACGCAGAGATCGCAGCCGGTTTTTTGTCGTCATAAAGCGGTCAATGCCCAGTTTCTTAGAGGAGCTCATAGTGAAGATCAACGAGAGGGAGGAGAACAAGATTACATATGTCATCGTTGATGGATTTATTGGTTTTCTGCTCAATGTTGCGGAGAAGCTGAAAATTCCCAGAGCTGCATTCTTCCCAGCATCGACCTGGCAGTTAGCTATCCTCCTCAACATTGGCAAGCTACTCGACAGTGGATTCATAAATCACAACG GTTCTGTACAGAATTATGACAAGGCAGCCGATATATTGGAGGATGTCCACCCCATCAGGCCAAAACACCCTTGTTGGGTGAACTATAAAGATGTCAAATGGCAGGTGATCTGTTTCAAGTATCTCTGCAACAATTTTGAAGCTGTGAAGCATGTAGATCACATACTCTGCAACTCATTTTCAGAACTTGAGTTGCCCGTTTTCAGACACCTAAATGGTGCAGTTCCAATAGGACCCCTTCTCTCAGCCAACAGGAGTACTCTTCCCCAACCATCATCCTTTTGGGCTGAGGACTTGAGCTGCATTGACTGGCTAGATCAGCAACCCAACTGCTCTGTCATCTACGTCTCATTTGGAAGCATGACAGTGCTCAGGCAGCAACAGATCAGTGAGCTAGCACTAGGGCTGGAGCTCACCGGCAGACCATTCCTCTGGGTCTGCAGACCAGATCTCATGGAGTTTTCTCCGGCCATCTACCCAGATGGGTTCTTGGACCGTGTGTCGAAGCAAGGCCGTGTGGTGAACTGGACACCACAAAAGGAAGTTCTCTCCCATCCATCTGTGGCTTGTTTTCTGACTCACTGTGGCTGGAACTCAGCTCTAGAAGGTCTGAGTAATGGCGTCCCCATGTTGTGCTGGCCTTACTTCTTTGACCAGTTCCAGAACCAGACCTACATAGTTGAGCTGTGGAAAGTGGGGTTGGCATTGGCAGAGGATTCGCTTGGAATTGTTAGAAAGGAAGAGATCAAGGAGAAAATTGAGGATTTGATCAAGAACGACGGGATAAGGAAGAGAGTTACAGAGTTGAAGGACAAGGTAAGAAAGGCTGTGATGGATGGTTCCGGTGTTTCCACCAGGAATCTTGAATGTTTCGCCAGCACAATGAAAGGGGCTAAGGCAAGATTTACGACAAATAATACAGAGAAACTGCAGTAG